The Nitrospira sp. sequence TCGATGTCTCGATATTCCTGAACTTTCAGATAGTAGGGGATCGTCGAAAAGTATCCCTTGTAGATTCCAAAGATGCCCTTCACAGGAAATGCGATGCCGGCATCGGGAGGCACCTGCGCGGCATAGTTGATGGTATAGGCAAGGATGCGGGTCTGTTCGGTCTGCCCCTTTTGATCGACACGAAACAGGGTATGGCCGAACATGGAGGCCGGGTTATTCAGAAAGGCTGATGGGAAGATCAGCGAGATAGATTGGACCTCGAAATCCTCATACCACCGATGAAACCGTTCGCAGGCGAGGGGCAGCAGACGGGTGGCATCAAAGTTCAGTCGTTCCTTGAGCCAGTGGTACCGTGCGATGAACGCGCATTGAGCCGGCTGTCGAGTGGAACCGACCAGTTCATCGGAAAAAAACTTTGCAAGGGTTGCATTGAGCTCGGCAGCCGGATCCGTCTTCCCATTGGGAGACAAGAAAAAACCGGGATCGTCCTGCTCGCTCTCATATCCGCCGAAAAGGCCCTTCCGGTAGTGCAACAGGAGATGCCATTCTCGCTGGTCAGCCAGACGAGCCGTTCTAGCCTGTTGAATCAGCTGATCGAGGTATTCGTTGGAGGTAGACTCAGCCACTGTCAAGGAAGTCATCGCCGCCAGAAGGATCAATGCCGGCGCACTGACTCGGATAAAAATGAAAAACCACATCTGTAACTTCGATGCCCTCCAGAATGGATGAGCTTACACAACGGACATGCTTAAACAAACGTGAAGAGCATCTGATACATTTTGCCTTACACCCCTCGCGCTGGAAACCGCGGCAAATGTACCATACATCGGTCCACCCACGGGAACGACAGGAATTCAGCGGAGTCTCGTGAACCTGAGGGCACGACTGCTTGCCCCACGTTGGTTTCCATGCTATCGTCCTCGGAAACGTGCGCTGATGAAAGGGCTCTGACGATGAAAGTGAAGGTCGTTGTTCATGAAGCGGAGGAAGGCGGATACTGGGCGGAAGTGCCGGCCATTCCCGGTTGCGCAACCCAGGGGGAAACCTTTGAGGCTCTACTCCAGAATCTCTACGAGGCCATCGAGGGCTGTCTGTCCGTCGAGCTGGAAGCTCCGCAGACAACCGGCAAAGATCGGGTGCTCGAAATCGCCGTATGACCCCTCTCTCAGGGAAGGAGCTTGCCAGAGTCGTGGAACAACATGGCTGGCAGTTGCTCCGCATCCAGGGAAGCCATCATGTTTACGGTAAGCCTGGCTCAAAGGTTCGACTGTCTATTCCGATCCACGCCAATGCGCCGCTGAAGCTCGGTCTCTTCAAACATCTACTGAAAATAGCAGAGCTATCGGAACAACAGATCCGCTGAGACACATATCGTAACTATTATCACCGCAATCAAGCACACTTTCAGAATTCTGCAGGGCTATACGAGGATCTGAGCGGCGAGGGGCCCTGACATCTCTGCCAGGGCCCTTACAATACCTTAAATACCTTAGCGTACCGATGCTTGCGCGAGGAGAGGATGACCCGCGATCGCTTCGTTGAGAGACTTCACGAATGCCACCGGAGAAGCTTCCCCAGCTTGAACCAGGGACGTATACCGCTCCTGGGTCATGGCAAAGAATTCTCCGTGGCGCTCCGCCGGAACGCCCATC is a genomic window containing:
- a CDS encoding type II toxin-antitoxin system HicB family antitoxin — encoded protein: MKVKVVVHEAEEGGYWAEVPAIPGCATQGETFEALLQNLYEAIEGCLSVELEAPQTTGKDRVLEIAV
- a CDS encoding type II toxin-antitoxin system HicA family toxin translates to MTPLSGKELARVVEQHGWQLLRIQGSHHVYGKPGSKVRLSIPIHANAPLKLGLFKHLLKIAELSEQQIR